Proteins encoded in a region of the Manis javanica isolate MJ-LG chromosome 15, MJ_LKY, whole genome shotgun sequence genome:
- the CABP1 gene encoding calcium-binding protein 1 isoform X1: MGAGDGAAFKRPGDGARLQRVLGLGSRRAPRSLPAGGPAQRRTAPPPPGHASAGPAAMSSHIAKSESKTSLLKAAAASGGSRVPRHGPAREPGLPSRRLPGTCPGTPPPSGDPSSRRPLCRPMTREEGARGSGRGLPQAHCRPREALPAAASRPSPPSPLPPARGRDGEERGLSPALGLRGSQRAPGRGDSAPAAASEADPFLHQLRPMLSSAFGQDRSLRPEEIEELREAFREFDKDKDGYINCRDLGNCMRTMGYMPTEMELIELSQQINMNLGGHVDFDDFVELMGPKLLAETADMIGVKELRDAFREFDTNGDGEISTSELREAMRKLLGHQVGHRDIEEIIRDVDLNGDGRVDFEEFVRMMSR, translated from the exons ATGGGCGCCGGCGACGGGGCCGCATTTAAGCGGCCGGGGGACGGCGCCCGCCTCCAGCGCGTCCTCGGGCTTGGCTCCCGCCGGGCGCCCCGCTCTCTGCCCGCCGGGGGCCCCGCGCAGCGCCGCACCGCGCCGCCTCCGCCCGGCCATGCGAGCGCGGGCCCCGCCGCGATGAGCTCGCACATAGCCAAAAGCGAGTCCAAGACGTCGCTGCtgaaggcggcggcggcgagcgGGGGCAGCCGGGTGCCCCGCCACGGCCCTGCCCGGGAGCCAGGGCTGCCCAGCCGCCGGTTGCCCGGCACCTGCCCGGGCACGCCGCCGCCGTCCGGGGACCCCAGTTCGCGGAGGCCCCTGTGCCGGCCGATGACGCGAGAGGAGGGCGCGCGGGGGAGCGGGCGCGGGCTCCCCCAGGCGCACTGCAGGCCCCGGGAGGCGCTCCCGGCCGCGGCGTCCCGACCTTCGCCGCCGTCGCCGCTGCCTCCGGCTCGCGGGCGGGATGGGGAGGAACGGGGGCTGTCCCCGGCGCTCGGCCTCCGGGGCTCGCAGCGAGCCCCTGGTCGCGGGGACTCCGCTCCAGCCGCCGCGTCCGAGGCAGACCCGTTCCTCCACCAGCTGCGCCCCATGCTCAGCTCTGCCTTCGGCCAG gACAGATCACTGCGGCCAGAAGAGATCGAAG AGCTCCGAGAGGCCTTCAGAGAATTTGACAAGGACAAGGACGGCTACATCAACTGCCGGGACCTGGGCAACTGCATGCGCACCATGGGCTACATGCCCACGGAGATGGAGCTCATCGAGCTGTCTCAGCAGATCAACATGAACC TGGGTGGCCATGTGGATTTTGATGACTTCGTGGAGTTAATGGGACCTAAACTCCTGGCAGAGACAGCAGATATGATTGGAGTAAAGGAACTGCGCGATGCTTTCCGAGAG TTTGACACCAATGGTGATGGGGAGATAAGCACCAGTGAGTTACGAGAGGCCATGAGGAAACTCCTGGGTCATCAGGTGGGACACCGAGACATAGAGGAAATTATCCGAGATGTGGACCTCAATGGGGATGGACGAGTGGACTTTGAAG AGTTTGTCCGCATGATGTCCCGCTGA
- the CABP1 gene encoding calcium-binding protein 1 isoform X2 — protein MGNCVKSPLRNLSRKMHQEAKTSYKVVQTSEEGLVAGGELPGPLLMLAQNCAVMHNLLGPACIFLRKGFAENRQPDRSLRPEEIEELREAFREFDKDKDGYINCRDLGNCMRTMGYMPTEMELIELSQQINMNLGGHVDFDDFVELMGPKLLAETADMIGVKELRDAFREFDTNGDGEISTSELREAMRKLLGHQVGHRDIEEIIRDVDLNGDGRVDFEEFVRMMSR, from the exons ATGGGCAACTGTGTCAAGTCTCCACTGAGAAATCTCTCAAGGAAG ATGCATCAGGAGGCGAAGACCAGCTACAAGGTGGTGCAGACGAGCGAGGAGGGGCTGGTGGCCGGCGGCGAGCTCCCTGGGCCGCTCCTGATGCTGGCCCAGAACTGTGCTGTCATGCATAACCTACTGGGCCCCGCCTGTATTTTCCTGCGCAAGGGCTTCGCTGAGAACAGGCAGCCT gACAGATCACTGCGGCCAGAAGAGATCGAAG AGCTCCGAGAGGCCTTCAGAGAATTTGACAAGGACAAGGACGGCTACATCAACTGCCGGGACCTGGGCAACTGCATGCGCACCATGGGCTACATGCCCACGGAGATGGAGCTCATCGAGCTGTCTCAGCAGATCAACATGAACC TGGGTGGCCATGTGGATTTTGATGACTTCGTGGAGTTAATGGGACCTAAACTCCTGGCAGAGACAGCAGATATGATTGGAGTAAAGGAACTGCGCGATGCTTTCCGAGAG TTTGACACCAATGGTGATGGGGAGATAAGCACCAGTGAGTTACGAGAGGCCATGAGGAAACTCCTGGGTCATCAGGTGGGACACCGAGACATAGAGGAAATTATCCGAGATGTGGACCTCAATGGGGATGGACGAGTGGACTTTGAAG AGTTTGTCCGCATGATGTCCCGCTGA